In Thalassotalea sp. Sam97, a single window of DNA contains:
- a CDS encoding peptide-methionine (S)-S-oxide reductase yields MSKATTVNSHSDANPETDVIYFAGGCLWGVQEFLKHLPGVKQTEAGRANGTTQSTATPYDGYAECVKVEFYPEQVSIHLLMDYFFEIIDPYSLNKQGDDIGEKYRTGVYSQNPSHLKQVSQYIAEREDSEQIVVEVLPLVNYVKSDEEHQDRLTRFPQDYCHIPIDLLHKYKR; encoded by the coding sequence ATGAGCAAAGCAACTACCGTAAACTCTCACTCCGATGCAAACCCAGAAACTGACGTAATTTATTTTGCAGGTGGCTGTCTTTGGGGGGTGCAAGAGTTTTTAAAACACTTGCCAGGGGTGAAACAAACAGAAGCTGGTCGAGCGAATGGTACAACGCAATCTACAGCAACGCCTTACGATGGCTATGCCGAATGCGTCAAAGTTGAGTTTTACCCTGAACAAGTGAGCATTCATTTACTGATGGACTATTTTTTTGAAATCATAGACCCCTACAGCCTGAATAAGCAGGGCGATGATATAGGCGAGAAATATCGAACGGGCGTATATAGCCAAAACCCTTCCCACCTTAAGCAAGTGAGTCAGTATATTGCTGAGCGTGAAGATAGTGAGCAAATTGTCGTCGAAGTTTTACCATTAGTTAATTACGTCAAAAGCGATGAGGAGCATCAAGATAGATTGACTCGTTTTCCTCAAGATTATTGTCATATTCCTATCGACTTATTACACAAATATAAGCGTTAA
- a CDS encoding aminotransferase class I/II-fold pyridoxal phosphate-dependent enzyme yields MLPLLRILLIEQNQIVLQELSTNLSKTVPNFERQDIDIDIIECLDLPKALEYVTEDGDIQAVVLSWDIHNKSGERIYSRFIEQLKDIRIELPVYVIGDDTKGLEIVNESEDIESFFFKDEVISDPEAILGYMINDFDDRSETPFWTAYRRYVGEANDSWHTPGHSGGSSFRNSPYIKDFYQFYGRNVFVGDLSVSVDSLGSLSDSTNTIGRAQESAAATFEVKRTYFVTNGSSTSNKIILQTLLRKGDKVIIDRNCHKSVHYGILQSASFPIYLSSILNPKYGIFAPPSLADIKVAIEQNTDAKLLVLTGCTYDGLLSDLKQVVDFAHQHGIKVFIDEAWFAYSLFHPSFRYYSAIHAGADYVTHSAHKVVSAFSQASYIHINDPDFDADFFREIYSIYASTSPKYQLIASLDVCQKQLEMEGYKLLNALLNHVEEFKQHMASLKNIKVLGKKDFKKMFEHFSDDNMGHDPLKILIDISELPYSLKDIHKYLLDEIGLEIEKYTHSTILVLLTLGGTRSKIIRLYNALKKLDNGKAKLSKSTRRTRLPESLPAIDLACIPSEAFYGERESLPIDKCNNRICAGLVTPYPPGIPLLVPGQNITQEHIEYLKELAGQGLTIQGSFDGEIYVLKENAYK; encoded by the coding sequence ATGTTACCTCTCCTTCGAATTTTGTTAATCGAACAGAATCAAATCGTTTTACAAGAGCTTTCAACGAATCTATCCAAAACAGTGCCTAACTTTGAACGTCAGGATATTGATATCGATATTATTGAGTGTCTCGATTTACCAAAGGCACTGGAATATGTCACCGAAGATGGTGATATTCAGGCTGTAGTTTTAAGTTGGGATATTCATAATAAGAGTGGCGAACGTATTTACAGTCGCTTTATCGAACAGCTCAAGGACATTCGTATTGAGTTACCCGTTTATGTTATCGGCGATGATACTAAAGGGCTAGAAATCGTCAACGAATCCGAAGATATTGAGTCTTTTTTCTTTAAGGATGAGGTGATTTCTGATCCTGAAGCAATTTTAGGCTACATGATCAACGACTTCGATGATAGGTCGGAAACCCCATTCTGGACGGCATATCGCCGTTATGTTGGTGAGGCTAATGACTCCTGGCATACACCCGGTCATAGCGGTGGTTCTAGTTTTAGGAATTCACCTTATATCAAAGACTTTTATCAGTTTTACGGGCGTAATGTCTTTGTCGGTGACCTTTCCGTTTCGGTAGACTCACTAGGATCATTATCGGATAGCACCAATACCATAGGCCGAGCCCAAGAATCTGCGGCCGCGACGTTTGAAGTTAAGCGTACTTATTTCGTCACAAATGGTTCTTCAACCTCAAATAAAATCATATTACAAACACTGTTGCGTAAGGGCGATAAAGTTATCATAGACCGCAATTGCCATAAGTCGGTGCATTATGGCATTTTGCAATCAGCCAGTTTCCCTATCTATTTGTCGAGTATTTTAAACCCCAAATATGGGATCTTTGCACCACCATCGTTGGCTGATATCAAAGTTGCGATAGAACAGAATACCGATGCCAAATTACTGGTACTCACGGGGTGTACATACGATGGACTGCTAAGTGATCTGAAGCAAGTAGTAGATTTTGCTCATCAACATGGCATTAAAGTGTTTATAGATGAAGCCTGGTTTGCTTACTCGTTATTTCATCCTAGTTTCCGCTATTATTCTGCGATTCATGCAGGGGCAGACTATGTCACTCATTCTGCTCATAAAGTTGTATCGGCGTTTTCTCAAGCTTCATATATACACATTAACGATCCCGATTTTGATGCTGATTTCTTTAGAGAAATTTACAGTATCTATGCCAGTACATCGCCAAAGTATCAACTTATAGCGTCTCTTGATGTTTGCCAAAAGCAATTGGAGATGGAAGGCTATAAATTACTGAATGCGTTATTGAATCATGTGGAAGAATTTAAACAACACATGGCGTCACTGAAGAATATTAAAGTGCTAGGCAAGAAAGATTTTAAGAAAATGTTTGAGCATTTCAGTGATGACAATATGGGGCATGATCCGTTAAAAATACTCATCGATATTAGTGAACTGCCTTATTCGTTAAAGGATATTCACAAATATTTGCTGGACGAAATAGGCCTAGAAATAGAAAAATATACTCATAGTACCATCTTGGTTTTATTGACCTTAGGTGGCACTCGCTCGAAAATCATCCGTTTATATAATGCCCTGAAAAAACTAGACAACGGTAAGGCCAAACTGTCGAAATCGACGCGCAGAACCCGCTTACCTGAAAGTTTGCCTGCTATAGACTTGGCGTGTATTCCAAGTGAAGCCTTCTATGGTGAAAGAGAGTCGCTACCTATTGATAAGTGTAACAACCGCATTTGTGCCGGTTTAGTCACACCGTATCCACCGGGTATTCCTCTGCTGGTGCCGGGCCAGAATATTACCCAAGAGCATATCGAGTACTTAAAAGAGCTAGCAGGACAAGGCTTGACTATTCAAGGCAGTTTTGACGGTGAAATATATGTTTTGAAAGAGAATGCTTACAAGTAA
- a CDS encoding DUF4382 domain-containing protein, with translation MKRILQKSLIALSVLAVVGCGGSDDDKAKFSLGISDAPVDNAEAVVIELDAIRLTKSNTDGSSDEILVDVFTDENGDTVETVQVNLLDFQGSSQIKIVDEAQNIELDNGTYDMELTVVDSGSYVLFHDDATEHPIKVPSSRLRLGEFPVSNEAVQINDEPAYTIEFDLRQSLVQRGNANNNNGYIIKPHGVRVVSLAGHIEGNVDSNYTNLGQCSVYLYGKEVTEYGDMFDSADSNFAQPDGDITASAPLATAVVDETGMYSIGFVQAGSYQLALMCGTQVDDNVQFDGLTIPSAADITPDVAVVEVVSQQTANINFD, from the coding sequence ATGAAACGTATCTTGCAAAAATCGTTAATAGCCTTATCAGTTTTGGCCGTTGTTGGTTGTGGTGGCTCTGATGACGACAAAGCTAAGTTTTCTTTAGGTATCAGTGATGCACCAGTGGATAACGCTGAGGCTGTGGTTATTGAGCTTGATGCAATCCGTTTAACTAAAAGCAACACCGACGGTAGCAGTGATGAAATACTTGTTGATGTATTTACTGATGAAAATGGTGATACGGTTGAGACCGTGCAAGTTAATTTATTGGACTTCCAAGGCTCATCACAAATAAAAATTGTTGATGAGGCACAAAACATAGAGTTAGACAATGGCACTTATGACATGGAGTTAACCGTAGTTGATTCGGGCTCTTATGTGCTGTTTCACGACGATGCCACGGAGCATCCGATTAAAGTACCAAGTAGCCGTTTGCGTTTAGGTGAATTTCCTGTAAGTAATGAAGCGGTACAAATCAATGACGAGCCGGCGTATACCATCGAATTTGATTTACGCCAATCGCTTGTTCAGCGTGGTAATGCTAACAACAATAATGGTTATATTATCAAACCACATGGTGTGCGAGTTGTCAGCTTAGCAGGCCATATCGAAGGTAATGTAGACTCTAATTACACCAATTTAGGGCAATGCAGCGTTTACTTATACGGCAAAGAGGTTACCGAATACGGTGATATGTTTGACTCAGCCGACAGCAACTTTGCTCAACCGGACGGCGATATAACCGCATCAGCGCCACTGGCTACCGCTGTTGTTGATGAAACAGGTATGTACAGCATTGGTTTTGTTCAAGCGGGTAGTTATCAGTTGGCATTAATGTGTGGTACACAAGTTGATGATAACGTTCAATTTGACGGCTTAACCATCCCATCTGCTGCTGATATCACACCTGATGTCGCGGTTGTTGAGGTAGTTTCACAGCAAACGGCCAATATTAACTTCGACTAA
- a CDS encoding TonB-dependent receptor plug domain-containing protein has translation MLRAINAVLLTTISMASLASTNAETKSDDIENITVEGKATANTVPVGTFAAPISNLEYDPRVDLQSRNMAEAQADISIRGGIFENTGFRVGSTTLYDPQTGHYFAEIPIAPEMLTPAAILTGANNALYGVNSSVGSVSYQWKPIQTGGGLSVGAGNNGFNIQRIYNAYRWPSDSNNDNWGIEGEYSRSESDGTIENGDHQFERASGRIQHISADSQTDLFFGYQEKFFAWPNMYTPFNVNETEDLRTRLLMLNHTQTYAKDSSFELSAYYRKHNDHYIFSRENPEAFQAFHQTEVKSLAWSGSHQVNSEVAINYAGQLMADSIESTSLENNFTSRDYYKLSIVPQYSKQLADNQSLTFRLGGAFDDSNRDDSDVSVISDMSLFTVHADNSTSKLYLSYAEATQVAGYSAIGGSETGGLFRSNHDLQRESSQNLELGLSLDKLDWRLDSAIFYRWDNELTDWTYSFDSTSARTANQVDIETLGFELIAIKSLDSATLVASYTFLDKSENYLAENIDASFYALNYPPHRITLGAVWSPIETLEIRIDNEWRKQEGNVLRNGDDSALFTHLTLTYSPAHFNTLDIVLAADNLWDESFEEIPGTPGRGEQFSFTVNYSW, from the coding sequence ATGCTCCGAGCTATTAACGCTGTATTATTAACTACAATCTCAATGGCCTCTTTGGCATCTACTAATGCAGAGACAAAATCAGACGATATTGAAAATATCACCGTAGAAGGCAAAGCAACAGCAAATACGGTTCCTGTTGGCACATTTGCCGCGCCAATATCCAATCTAGAATATGATCCACGTGTTGATTTGCAATCGCGCAACATGGCTGAGGCTCAGGCTGACATCAGTATTCGAGGTGGAATATTTGAAAATACAGGCTTCAGAGTCGGCAGCACAACCTTATATGACCCACAAACGGGACACTATTTTGCCGAAATTCCTATTGCTCCTGAAATGTTAACACCAGCAGCTATTTTAACCGGTGCAAATAATGCCTTATATGGCGTAAATAGCTCAGTAGGCTCGGTATCATACCAATGGAAACCTATCCAAACGGGTGGCGGCTTATCTGTTGGCGCGGGCAATAATGGCTTTAATATCCAGCGCATTTATAACGCTTATAGATGGCCGAGTGATTCAAACAATGACAACTGGGGAATCGAAGGCGAATACTCTCGTTCAGAAAGTGATGGAACAATCGAAAACGGTGATCATCAATTTGAGCGTGCATCTGGTCGTATTCAACACATTAGCGCCGATTCGCAAACAGACCTGTTTTTCGGTTATCAAGAAAAGTTCTTTGCTTGGCCGAACATGTACACCCCGTTTAATGTCAACGAAACCGAAGACTTACGAACTCGATTGCTGATGTTAAATCATACACAAACGTACGCGAAAGACAGCAGTTTCGAACTATCGGCTTATTATCGAAAGCACAATGATCACTACATTTTTTCAAGGGAAAACCCTGAAGCTTTTCAAGCCTTTCATCAAACAGAAGTAAAATCATTGGCATGGTCAGGCAGCCATCAGGTAAATAGCGAGGTTGCGATTAACTATGCGGGTCAATTGATGGCTGACTCGATTGAATCAACGTCACTTGAGAATAATTTTACCTCTCGAGATTACTACAAGTTGAGCATTGTTCCACAATACAGTAAACAACTTGCAGATAATCAAAGTCTAACATTTCGCTTAGGCGGTGCTTTTGACGACAGTAACCGAGATGACTCAGACGTTTCCGTGATCAGTGATATGTCTTTGTTCACCGTCCATGCTGATAACTCAACCAGCAAGCTCTACCTCTCATACGCAGAAGCGACTCAAGTCGCTGGCTATTCAGCGATTGGTGGCAGTGAAACAGGGGGATTATTTAGAAGTAACCACGATCTACAACGAGAAAGCAGTCAAAATTTAGAGCTTGGCCTGTCTTTAGATAAACTCGATTGGCGCTTAGATTCGGCTATTTTTTATCGTTGGGATAATGAACTGACCGATTGGACATACAGCTTTGATTCAACTTCAGCGCGAACAGCTAATCAAGTCGATATTGAAACCTTAGGGTTTGAGTTGATCGCCATTAAATCGTTAGATAGCGCGACGCTTGTTGCAAGTTACACATTCTTAGACAAGTCTGAAAATTATCTTGCAGAGAACATTGATGCCAGCTTTTACGCGTTAAATTATCCGCCACACCGTATTACCTTAGGTGCTGTTTGGTCGCCAATCGAAACGTTAGAAATTCGAATTGATAACGAGTGGCGTAAACAAGAAGGCAATGTGTTACGAAATGGCGATGATAGCGCGCTATTTACCCATTTAACGCTAACCTACTCACCTGCTCACTTTAATACACTAGATATTGTATTAGCAGCAGATAACTTATGGGATGAATCATTTGAAGAAATCCCTGGTACCCCAGGACGAGGTGAGCAATTTTCATTCACGGTTAATTACAGCTGGTAA
- a CDS encoding TIGR00645 family protein — MNLEKMIERFMYASRWLLAPIYFGLSIALVALGIKFFQEIFHIFPQILIMKEMDLVLMVLSLIDIALVSGLIIMVMFTSYENFVSRIDIDENTEKLSWLGTLDTNSLKSKVAASIVAISSIHLLKIFMNASNIDNDKLLWYVIIHLTFVISAFAMGMLDKATRKP, encoded by the coding sequence ATGAATCTAGAAAAAATGATCGAACGCTTTATGTATGCTTCTCGCTGGCTGTTAGCACCAATTTATTTTGGCTTGAGTATTGCCCTTGTCGCGTTAGGCATAAAGTTCTTTCAAGAGATTTTCCATATATTTCCGCAAATACTCATTATGAAGGAAATGGATCTTGTGTTGATGGTGCTATCTTTGATCGATATCGCGCTGGTATCAGGACTAATCATTATGGTGATGTTTACCAGCTATGAAAATTTCGTTTCGCGGATCGATATCGATGAAAATACTGAAAAGTTGTCTTGGCTTGGTACGCTAGATACCAACTCGTTAAAAAGTAAAGTGGCCGCTTCCATTGTTGCCATTTCTTCGATTCATTTGTTAAAAATTTTTATGAACGCCAGTAATATTGATAATGATAAATTGCTTTGGTACGTCATCATTCATCTGACATTTGTAATTTCGGCTTTTGCTATGGGCATGTTAGATAAAGCAACTCGTAAGCCTTAA
- a CDS encoding IS4 family transposase, giving the protein MHVSQALDIINNFKPNQVETLADMLPLKLIEEAYQLSDTVTLRKRKLTLESMAWLLVGMAIYNDKSMADVVNMLDIVDREGKPFVAPSALTQRRKDLGEAAAKALFECTGRHWYEHAKLPTWNGLTLLGVDGVVWRTEDTPQNNESFLKPTNRDGLETQYPQVRMVCQMELSSHLITGSAFDCYSVNEMVLAQQLIETTPDNSLTLFDRGFYSLGLLHKWQTTGTERHWLIPLKKNTQYEVIRKLGRQDKLIKLTSNPRARKLFPELPKELIVRLISRTVKGKQYDVLTSMVDPMRYPSADIADLYSHRWEIELGYREQKQYMLGNRLTLRSRLPELVKQELWGVLLTYNLIRYQMVQMCYSLKGDYLPYQLSFNGALAHIMRLLVGLPYSSPGAVPQHLKSFYSMAGSLILEPRRQRTFPRSVKKRPSRYPRKNNAAHLK; this is encoded by the coding sequence ATGCACGTATCTCAGGCTCTAGACATCATCAACAACTTCAAGCCCAATCAAGTTGAAACATTGGCAGACATGCTGCCGTTAAAACTCATCGAAGAGGCCTATCAGCTTTCGGATACTGTGACGCTGAGAAAGCGAAAGTTAACTTTAGAATCTATGGCATGGTTACTTGTCGGTATGGCTATTTATAACGACAAGTCTATGGCAGATGTAGTAAACATGCTTGATATTGTTGATAGAGAAGGTAAGCCTTTTGTTGCTCCAAGCGCGCTCACTCAACGTCGAAAGGATTTAGGAGAGGCGGCTGCCAAAGCTTTGTTTGAATGTACGGGACGTCATTGGTATGAACATGCAAAATTACCGACGTGGAATGGGCTAACGTTGTTAGGCGTAGACGGGGTAGTTTGGCGGACAGAAGATACGCCACAGAATAATGAATCCTTCCTTAAGCCAACTAACCGTGATGGTCTTGAAACCCAGTATCCACAAGTACGTATGGTCTGCCAAATGGAATTAAGCAGTCATTTAATTACCGGCAGCGCATTTGATTGTTATAGCGTGAATGAAATGGTACTGGCCCAGCAATTAATTGAAACGACACCAGATAATAGTCTGACCCTATTTGACCGTGGTTTTTACTCGCTTGGCTTGCTGCACAAATGGCAAACAACGGGGACTGAACGCCATTGGCTTATACCGTTAAAAAAGAATACTCAATATGAAGTTATACGTAAGTTAGGTCGTCAGGATAAGCTTATCAAACTGACAAGCAATCCCCGAGCGAGAAAACTATTTCCTGAGTTACCAAAAGAGCTTATTGTCCGACTGATATCCAGAACGGTAAAGGGAAAGCAATATGATGTGCTTACATCCATGGTTGACCCTATGCGCTATCCTAGTGCGGACATAGCCGATTTATATAGTCATCGATGGGAAATTGAACTTGGCTACAGGGAGCAGAAGCAATATATGCTTGGCAACAGATTGACATTGAGAAGTCGTCTACCCGAACTCGTCAAACAGGAGCTCTGGGGCGTACTGTTAACCTATAACCTCATTCGGTATCAAATGGTCCAGATGTGCTACAGTCTCAAAGGCGACTATTTACCGTATCAGCTCAGCTTTAATGGCGCGCTTGCTCATATTATGAGATTGCTAGTCGGTCTTCCTTACTCATCGCCAGGCGCAGTTCCACAGCACCTTAAAAGCTTCTATAGTATGGCTGGAAGCCTCATATTAGAACCGAGGAGACAAAGAACATTCCCAAGGAGTGTAAAAAAACGACCTAGTCGTTATCCTAGAAAAAACAATGCCGCTCACCTTAAGTGA
- a CDS encoding rhodanese-related sulfurtransferase: MSQYVVCALYKFVRLENFEQLRESLYQTMQNNDVKGTLLLALEGINGTIAGTRQGIDNVLAFLHADERLANISYKESYAEQAPFKRCKVKLKKEIVTMGVEGIDPRQVVGTYVKPKDWNALISDPEVFLVDTRNDYEVEIGTFKNAVNPNTTTFREFPDYVAKNMDPSKHKKVAMFCTGGIRCEKSTAYMKEQGFDEVYHLEGGILQYLEDVPEAETMWEGDCFVFDDRVTVNHQLEKGHYDQCHACRLPITEEDKLRPEYQKGVSCHRCIDKVTDEQRARYAEREKQINLAKQRGEDHIGGNVSDVIAKRRADKKAQLDRQRQEKSAK; encoded by the coding sequence ATGTCACAATATGTTGTATGTGCACTTTATAAATTTGTCCGTTTGGAAAATTTTGAACAATTAAGAGAGTCTCTCTATCAAACCATGCAAAACAATGACGTTAAAGGTACGTTATTGTTAGCGCTTGAAGGCATCAACGGTACCATCGCCGGAACTCGTCAAGGAATTGACAATGTCTTGGCATTTTTACACGCTGATGAACGTCTTGCCAATATCTCGTATAAAGAATCTTACGCTGAACAAGCACCATTTAAGCGCTGTAAAGTGAAGTTGAAAAAAGAGATCGTGACTATGGGCGTAGAAGGTATCGACCCACGCCAAGTTGTTGGTACCTACGTTAAGCCAAAAGATTGGAATGCGCTTATTTCCGATCCAGAGGTGTTTTTGGTTGATACTCGTAACGATTACGAAGTTGAAATTGGTACCTTTAAAAATGCGGTCAACCCAAATACCACCACATTCCGTGAATTTCCTGATTATGTTGCTAAAAACATGGATCCTAGCAAGCATAAAAAAGTAGCAATGTTTTGTACCGGCGGTATTCGCTGTGAAAAGTCTACAGCTTACATGAAAGAGCAAGGCTTTGATGAAGTTTACCACTTAGAAGGCGGCATATTACAATACCTAGAAGATGTCCCTGAAGCAGAGACTATGTGGGAAGGTGATTGCTTTGTCTTTGATGATCGCGTTACCGTAAACCATCAACTTGAAAAAGGTCACTATGATCAATGCCACGCTTGTCGTTTACCGATAACTGAAGAAGATAAGTTACGTCCCGAGTATCAAAAAGGCGTAAGTTGTCATCGTTGTATCGATAAAGTAACAGACGAGCAACGTGCACGTTATGCTGAACGTGAAAAGCAAATTAATCTTGCGAAACAACGTGGTGAAGATCACATTGGTGGTAATGTGAGTGACGTTATCGCTAAGCGTCGAGCTGATAAAAAAGCGCAACTTGACCGCCAACGTCAAGAAAAATCAGCTAAATAA
- a CDS encoding EamA family transporter, which yields MLYLIITTLIWAFSFGLIGNTLKGIDPMQVADIRLLLAAIVFLPFLKLNQTNTQEKVQLMALGAVQYGVMYTCYMLAFRYLPSHLVALFSVLTPLYVVIIYDLSKRKFTPWYLFAASLSVIGAAVIKAEQFAAEDIWLGFALMQIANLSFAFGQVYYRNWRESRPEVNDRAIFGLLYIGALLFTTFVTLVVFKQSPVPMEASAKQWAVLIYLGLIASGLGFFFWNKGATQTTVGTLSAFNNAVVPLAMFASLFVFGEADAVSAEDLTKLAIGSFAIVIALMIGNRVKGR from the coding sequence ATGCTGTACTTGATAATAACAACGCTAATTTGGGCATTTTCCTTTGGCCTTATCGGTAATACGCTCAAAGGCATAGATCCGATGCAAGTTGCTGATATACGCCTGTTGCTGGCGGCGATTGTGTTTTTACCGTTTTTAAAACTTAATCAAACCAACACACAAGAAAAAGTCCAACTGATGGCTTTAGGGGCTGTACAGTATGGGGTTATGTATACCTGTTACATGTTAGCGTTTCGTTACTTGCCATCGCATTTAGTGGCGCTATTTAGTGTGCTAACGCCCTTGTATGTGGTCATTATTTACGATTTAAGCAAACGTAAGTTTACGCCTTGGTACTTGTTTGCTGCGTCACTATCTGTGATCGGAGCTGCGGTAATAAAGGCAGAACAATTTGCTGCAGAAGACATATGGTTAGGCTTTGCTTTAATGCAAATCGCTAATTTGTCATTTGCCTTTGGTCAGGTCTATTACCGAAACTGGCGAGAGTCTAGACCTGAGGTTAATGACCGTGCTATTTTCGGCTTGTTATATATTGGCGCGTTACTCTTTACAACCTTTGTCACCTTAGTTGTCTTTAAACAATCTCCGGTACCCATGGAGGCAAGTGCCAAGCAATGGGCTGTACTTATCTACCTTGGTTTAATTGCCTCAGGGCTTGGTTTCTTCTTTTGGAATAAAGGCGCCACCCAAACAACCGTAGGCACCTTGTCGGCCTTTAACAATGCGGTTGTACCACTTGCCATGTTTGCATCACTATTCGTGTTTGGTGAAGCTGATGCTGTCTCGGCTGAAGACTTAACTAAACTTGCCATTGGCTCATTTGCCATTGTTATAGCACTGATGATTGGTAACCGCGTAAAGGGTCGCTAG